The Chitinophagaceae bacterium nucleotide sequence AGCAAACTCACATCATCGATTGCATACGATTTTGAAAGCTTACTCACAGCAATTTCAAGTTCTTGTTTGTTAACAATATAAGTTGCGTTGGGAAAGCTTAAGAATTTTTGTTTTAATACAGCATCTTCTTTACTGATGCCGCCTGCATGATCTCTGTGCAAATGACTCATTAAAACTTTTGTAACATCAAGCGGGTTGATTCCTGCCTGTAACAGGTTATGATGAATTTGTAAAGTACCATCAGGCATTGAAAAGCCAAGACCGGTATCGAGTACTAAAATATCTTTTGATGTAATGACAGCAAATGGCTGCACTTCAACCAGTAAACTTCCGGCAGGTCTGTCTTTTATATTATCTCTTGAATGATCAAATGGAATAAATTTCTTGGAAGCATCAACGGTAAAACTTCCTTCAGAAAGTGGTATTATTTTCATCCTGCAAAGATACAGGCAAGTTGAAGCGGAATAAAATCAGTTCATCACAAGTTTAGGTGTACCGATCATTGAATCAAAAATAAACAGTTCATCCATTTCAAAGCGCATGTAACGGCGAATAGGAAACCGCTCAATGATTTCTGCAGCTTCCGCTTCCGATTCAGCATTTACCACCACCCAGCCTTTTGTGCGGGTATTATTTACAGAGTAAGTAATGATCACTTCTTCACGCATCAGGTTATTAATATAATTACGATGGCGTGGAATCAGTTCCCAAAAATCCTGATCAAGTTGAACAGGAAGATAAAATGTACAAAGAAATTTTTTCATGCTCTTGCTCATTTAACGTGTACAGATCCGTAACAAAGTTTACTAAAAAAAGCTGAGAATAACTTAACGAAGAACCATTTGTTTATCTGCGTCCAGACGAAGCATAATAAAAATAAGAACAGTAAAGGTAATTAATGACGACCCTCCATAGCTTAATAATGGCAGCGTAATGCCAATAACCGGCATCAGGCCAATCGTCATACAAATATTAATAAACACATGAAAGAACAGAATAGCAGCTACACTATAGGCGTAAACCCTTGAAAAAGTACTACGCTGCCTTTCAGCAAGTGTAATAATCCGGAAAAGCATCAGCAGATATAAACCGAGCATTAATGCACTGCCCCAAAAACCAAAGCTTTCGGCAATGGCAGTGAAAATAAAATCAGTATGCTGTTCAGGTACAAAATCGCCCTGCGTGGTTACTCCTTTTAAAAAGCCTTTCCCCAATAACCCGCCAGAGCCAATCGCAATCTTTGATTGCTTTACATTGTAATTCCGGTCTTTCTTTTTACCAGTTGCAAGTTCCTTTTCAAGCATTGCTTTCCGCACTGGATCTTTAGGCTCATACTCTTTACCAAACATACCAAGGATACGTTCAACCTGGTAAGGCTTAAATACCTTATCAAATAATACCGGAAGGGCAAAGCGCTGCATTCCAACACTTAAAAACCAGATTCCGATGATCAAAATCAAAATACTCCGGTTTCTTCTTATGGGTCTGCGCAGATAATAAATCATAATTGCAGCGATCACTGTTAACACAATTGCCAGAATATTTGGTTCAACTACAATAGCTGCAACAAACAAGACAGCTACAGAAAAACCAACAATAAGATATGATACAGGTAACCCCTCTCTGTACATTACCAGGAAAAAAGAAAAGTAAACCAAAGCCAGCCCGGTTTCTTTTTGAGCAATAGATAACATAGCCGGCACTAAAGTGATTGCGAACGCAATCAGATGCGACCGGACTTTTGTAAACTCTGTTTCCTGCCTGCTTAAATATTTTGCTAATGCCAACGCTGTAAAAACCTTGCATAATTCTGCAGGCTGCAGGTTAAATCCACCTCCTAAAGCAATCCACGATCTGGAGCCGCTGATATCCTTACCTATTACAAAAGTGAGCAGCATCAGTAATATCCCGGCAAAATATAGAAGATTGGCAATGGTTGTAAAAAATTTACTATCAGTTAACAAAATAGACACCGCTACCAATGAGCTGATGCCTGTAAACAATAATTGTTTTGAATAATTTTTCTTGAGCTCAAGTAATGATTGCACAAACGAATCTCCCTGGCGAAACTCAACTGAAAAGATGGCAATAAATCCAACAATCACCAATGCATAATATAATAACACAATGGTTCCGTCAACTCCTTTTCCTATCGTTGCCTTTTTTTCCATTAACTGATATCAGCAGGTTGATTGTATTTTTTAAATTGAAACCTTTCTGTTGGCAATACAGCAACAACAGTTTCATGTTCTTTTTTCTTCGCAGGTTCTTTTACCGGGAAATTGGGTAATTCATCAATGATGGTTAAAGCAGTTGAATCTATCCTGGCTTTTTGTTCACGTTCCAGGCGCATACGCAGTAACGAATCTTTCACTCCTTTGATTGAATCTCTTACATAACGTTCATGTTTGATTTTTGCAGGGATGATGGAAACGTTACTGATACGTTCCACCTCTGCTTTTCTGTGGACACCTGCAATAGAATCTGTTAAGAATTTTCCATCAACAATGAAGCAATTGGCCCGGCCCAGGTTGCACCAAACCCGGCATTTTCAACCACTACACAAATAGCAATTCTTGGATTTTCTTTCGGCGCAAAGGCAATAAAGAAAGAATGGTTCTGTTGCTTTTTACCTCTAAAATAATTTTCTACTGTTCCTGTTTTAGCACACACGTTAAAGCCGTCAATTTTTGCATTACGTGCTGTACCATTCGTTACCACCATTTCCATTCCGTTAATTACCGCCTGGAAGGAAGTATCGGGAATATGAAGAGGAGTAATTTTCCTTCTGTATTTATTTAAGATTGTATCCTCTGCTGTTTCTCCATCAATTGATTTTACAAAATGCGGTGTATAATAATAACCTCGGTTAGCAATCAAACAAACTGCATTCGCCATTTGCAGCGGAGTAACCTGTATTTCACCCTGTCCAATTCCAAGTGATGCAATCGTACATGAATTCCAGCCTCCCTTACGGAATACTTTATTGTATCGTGAAGTATCTGGTATATATCCTGCATACTCACCCGGCAAATCAACTCCCAATTTATGGCCCAAACCAAATCCCGTCATATACTCTTTCCATTTCATTAAACCAACTTCAACACTCCCGTATTGTTTATTATCGATGGCCTTACGAAACACATCAGCAAAAAAAGAATTGCATGAGTTGGCGATTGCAAGAGAGAGATTAGCAGCATGACCGGCATTGCTGTGTTCGCAGGCAGGTCTTCCGCAAGGACTGTAACGCCCAAAGCAGGAATATCCAAATGAAGGAGTGATTAACCCTTCATCCAATGCTACAAACGCATCAATCGGTTTAAAGGTTGAGCCGGGCGGATAAACGCCCTGCATACCACGATTCAATAACGGTGAAGCAGGATCTAAAAATAATCGGCTGAAATTTTTTCTTGAATCGGAGCCTGTTAATTCATTGGGATCATAGGTTGGTCCCGATGTCATTGCAATGATGCCTCCTGTACTTGGTTCAATAGCAACCACACTTCCAACTTTACCCTGCATTAATTTTTCAGCGAGTTGCTGCACTTCAACATCAATGTATGTATTAAGATGACGGCCTGCAACAGAAGCTGTATCAAACTCCCCTTTTTCATACTTACCAATGGGCCAGTTAAAATTATCACGCAGAATATATTGTATGCCCCGCTTGCCCATCAGAATTTTTTCATAATAACTTTCTATTCCGCTGCGCCCGGCAAAATCGCCCATCTGGTAAAAAAAGTTAGACCTCTTCAGCATTGAAGAATCCACTTCACCTACATACCCCATGATATGTGCCGCTGCTTTAAACGGATAACTGCGGATTGGACGTTCCTGCAAAAAGAAGGCTGGTTGAAAGCGGAATAAATTCTCATTCACCTTTGCATATTTTTCAGGAGAAAGTAGTGATTCGAAAACAGATGCCCTGTTTCTTGAGTTCTTGATGATGGCTGTAATCACTCTTTTCTTAAACTCAGCTGTATCGATATTTAAGATGCGGCAAAGAGAAAATGTATCAATTCCTTTTAATTGTGATGGAGTAACCATCAGGTCATACATGGTTATATTGTCAAGAATGGCTTTACCCTTACGATCGAAAATTATACCCCTGCTGGGATAAACCACTTTACGCAAAATGGCCTGGTCGGTTGCAAGCTTTGCATACTTCGATGAAAATAATTGCAGTGTCATCAACCGCACAAGGATAATTGCAAACACAACGCCTATGATGATCCGGATAGTTGTTTGTCTCGATTGGTTAAATTCGGCCATAGCCTCTTAATAGTTTTTCAAAGTTGAGTGATCAGGTATTGGTTAAAAACTTCTGTTTGCGGATAAAAATAATTTCAATCACTGTTATAAGTAAAAGACTTATTACTGTTGACCCGGCTGTTTTTAATAAAAGATATAAAATATTTCCGAACTGGAATGCCTGTATGGTAAATAAAACTGCGTGATGGAAAAGCGTAAGCACAACTGCATAGGTAACATACTGTGAAAAACCAAGGCTTGTTACTGAAGGTTCACGGTAATTAAACTCTTTTCCCTGCTGCGACATCAGTAAGTTTACCAGGAATGGTCGTACATATCCTATAAACACACAGGCGGCTGCATGCAGACCCGGTGTTTTAGTAAAAAAATCGAGACATAGTCCTGTAATAAATGATACAATCAGCAAACTGCTTCTGCCAATACTGAATGGCAGCCATAAAATAAACAGAAAATAAATATAGGGTGTGATGTACTGATGCAATGGCGGAATTTGATTCAGTACAAATACCTGTACCAGTATAAACAACATCAAACGGATAATATTTCGTAAGAGACTGCTCATTTTTTCTTCTTCAGTTTATTTTCCAGTTCAAGTTGTTCTTTGCGCTGCAGGTTACTTACTACAAATACATTTTGCAGGCGGCTGAAATCATTCGATGGCCTTACATGCAGCAAATAGTTATTGGTACTCTGTTCTAAAAAAACTTTTTCAATAATCCCGATCATCACTCCCGGAGGAAAATCAGAGTACTGGCTGGTGATAACAGAATCGCCTTTTGCAAGCTTGACGCTTTTCGGAATATCTCTCAGCAAAACGATTCTTGGATTCGCCCCATCCCACTCAATTCTTCCACTTTCACCAGTTTTCTTTAACCTTGCACTGATGCGGCTTTGCTTATTCAGCATACTCATTACAGTTGCAAAATTTTCGGTTACATCCATCACAACACCAGCCACGCCATTTGGAGATAATACAACCATGCCCGGTTCTATTCCCTGCTTCGTTCCCCGGTGAATGGTAAAATAATTGTTGGGTTGGGTAATGGAATTATTCACTACCTCAGCATCCATATATAAATACTTGCGTTTGCTGCCGGAAGTGTCAATTGAAACTGTATCTGTAATGATGCGCTGAGCAGTATCAGGGCTTGAAAAATTTTCAGCTAATTTATTCTGTACTTCATTCAGTTTCCGGCGCATCTCTTCATTTTCTTTTTTCAAATGAAAGTAGCCGTCTACTTTATTATATTGAGCTTCAATGCTGCCGGTAATTTCGCCGGCGGTATCCATATAAGCAGCCTGATGAAATTTATTATAGCGGAATAGAAGAACCATGCTGATGATTTCCAACAACAGAAAAAACAGCAACACTGAAAAACGCCTGATAAAAGCGAAAAGGTTCCGCACGGATGAGTGGATGATTTAATGTTTCAACCGTTCAGATGCCAACTTTTAGTTACGCATCACAAACGGATAGCGATTGTAATTTTTAAGTGCAATACCTGTACCTCTTACCACGCTTTTTAACGGATCGTCGGCAATATGAACAGGTAGTTTGATTTTCTGGTTGAGACGTTTATCCAGGCCACGGAGCAAAGCCCCACCACCTGTTATATAAATACCTCTGCGATAGATATCAGCCGCCAGTTCAGGAGGTGTCATTTCTAAAGCTTTCAGAATGGCTTCTTCAATTTTGAAAATACTCTTGTCTAAAGCCTCAGCAACTTCCTGGTAGCTGACCATAATCTGCTTGGGAATACCTGTTACAAGGTCACGGCCATTTACAGGAATATCATCGGGCGGATTTTCCAGGTCTTTCATTGCAGCACCTATCTGAATTTTGATTTGTTCGGCAGTACGTTCACCAATCAATAAACTATGATAACGGCGCAGGGCCTCCATAATATCTGCTGTAAATTCATCACCGGCAATACGGATACTCTGATCGCACACAATACCGGCAAGGGCAATAACAGTAATACCGGTAGTACCGCCTCCTATATCCACAATCATATTACCAACCGGTTCTTCCACATCAATACCAATACCAAGTGCGGCTGCCATTGGCTCATGAAGCAAATACACTTCCTGGGCACCAGCCTGCTCAGCACTGTCTCTTACCGCTCTTTTTTCAACTTCGGTAATACTGCTGGGTATGCAAATCATCATTCTCCATTTGGGAGCGAACAATGGCTTTTTGGTTAATACGAGTTTAATCAGTTCCCTGATCATTAACTCAGCTGCGTTAAAATCCGCAATTACCCCGTCTTTCAACGGTCTTACTGTACGTATACTTTCATGTGTTTTTTCATGCATCATGAGGGCCTTCTTACCAACGGCCAGTACATTCTTAGGATTATTACGGTCAAGTGCTACGATAGAAGGTTCGTTTACAACAATCTCATCGTTGTGTATAATGAGGGTATTAGCAGTACCAAGATCAATTGCTATTTCCTGAATAAAAAAATTGAAGAGTCCCATATTGGTGGCTGGAAACGGTTATGTTTCCGATGGTTGCAAATTTGAGTGAAAATTTCGGAATTACAACGCTAAAACCATGCCTGTAAGTGTTTTTTATCAAAATTTTTCGCCGGTAATTTTCCAGGGTTGCGGCAAACCCGCAAAACGAAGACAACAAAGGGTTTACAGAATGTATCCATTTTTCGTTTATACGTTTCAGTTAGCGTTCATAAACTCATACCCGATATCATTTCTGAAATACATATTCCGGTATTTGATTCCTGAAAGAATTGCCTTTGAACGATCCACGCAGGTATCAACGTTTTCGCCAAAAGAAGTAACCGTCAGCACACGCCCCCCGTTGCTCACAATCTTTCCATCTTCCTCCTTTGTTCCTGCATGAAAAATCATTGCATCGGTCAGAGGCTGATCCAGTCCTTCGATTTCATATCCTTTCAGAAAATCGCCGGGATAGCCCCCGCTTACTGCCACCATTGTAACTACAAACCGTGGATCCTGTTCTATTTTGATGTCCTGCACCCTTCCTTCAGCAGTGGCAACCAATAGCTCAACCAGGTCATTCTTTAACCGTGGAATTACTACCTCGGTTTCAGGATCACC carries:
- a CDS encoding rod shape-determining protein RodA codes for the protein MEKKATIGKGVDGTIVLLYYALVIVGFIAIFSVEFRQGDSFVQSLLELKKNYSKQLLFTGISSLVAVSILLTDSKFFTTIANLLYFAGILLMLLTFVIGKDISGSRSWIALGGGFNLQPAELCKVFTALALAKYLSRQETEFTKVRSHLIAFAITLVPAMLSIAQKETGLALVYFSFFLVMYREGLPVSYLIVGFSVAVLFVAAIVVEPNILAIVLTVIAAIMIYYLRRPIRRNRSILILIIGIWFLSVGMQRFALPVLFDKVFKPYQVERILGMFGKEYEPKDPVRKAMLEKELATGKKKDRNYNVKQSKIAIGSGGLLGKGFLKGVTTQGDFVPEQHTDFIFTAIAESFGFWGSALMLGLYLLMLFRIITLAERQRSTFSRVYAYSVAAILFFHVFINICMTIGLMPVIGITLPLLSYGGSSLITFTVLIFIMLRLDADKQMVLR
- the mrdA gene encoding penicillin-binding protein 2; amino-acid sequence: MAEFNQSRQTTIRIIIGVVFAIILVRLMTLQLFSSKYAKLATDQAILRKVVYPSRGIIFDRKGKAILDNITMYDLMVTPSQLKGIDTFSLCRILNIDTAEFKKRVITAIIKNSRNRASVFESLLSPEKYAKVNENLFRFQPAFFLQERPIRSYPFKAAAHIMGYVGEVDSSMLKRSNFFYQMGDFAGRSGIESYYEKILMGKRGIQYILRDNFNWPIGKYEKGEFDTASVAGRHLNTYIDVEVQQLAEKLMQGKVGSVVAIEPSTGGIIAMTSGPTYDPNELTGSDSRKNFSRLFLDPASPLLNRGMQGVYPPGSTFKPIDAFVALDEGLITPSFGYSCFGRYSPCGRPACEHSNAGHAANLSLAIANSCNSFFADVFRKAIDNKQYGSVEVGLMKWKEYMTGFGLGHKLGVDLPGEYAGYIPDTSRYNKVFRKGGWNSCTIASLGIGQGEIQVTPLQMANAVCLIANRGYYYTPHFVKSIDGETAEDTILNKYRRKITPLHIPDTSFQAVINGMEMVVTNGTARNAKIDGFNVCAKTGTVENYFRGKKQQNHSFFIAFAPKENPRIAICVVVENAGFGATWAGPIASLLMENS
- a CDS encoding rod shape-determining protein MreD; this encodes MSSLLRNIIRLMLFILVQVFVLNQIPPLHQYITPYIYFLFILWLPFSIGRSSLLIVSFITGLCLDFFTKTPGLHAAACVFIGYVRPFLVNLLMSQQGKEFNYREPSVTSLGFSQYVTYAVVLTLFHHAVLFTIQAFQFGNILYLLLKTAGSTVISLLLITVIEIIFIRKQKFLTNT
- a CDS encoding MBL fold metallo-hydrolase, producing MKIIPLSEGSFTVDASKKFIPFDHSRDNIKDRPAGSLLVEVQPFAVITSKDILVLDTGLGFSMPDGTLQIHHNLLQAGINPLDVTKVLMSHLHRDHAGGISKEDAVLKQKFLSFPNATYIVNKQELEIAVSKLSKSYAIDDVSLLAESDKLQLVESTGVIDDYIFYEWTGAHSPWHQAFWIKENNETVFFGGDVAPQLFQMRTKFVTKYDFDGKLSSDIRVKWWAQGEQEGWKFLFYHDVKTPVFSFNS
- a CDS encoding rod shape-determining protein, which translates into the protein MGLFNFFIQEIAIDLGTANTLIIHNDEIVVNEPSIVALDRNNPKNVLAVGKKALMMHEKTHESIRTVRPLKDGVIADFNAAELMIRELIKLVLTKKPLFAPKWRMMICIPSSITEVEKRAVRDSAEQAGAQEVYLLHEPMAAALGIGIDVEEPVGNMIVDIGGGTTGITVIALAGIVCDQSIRIAGDEFTADIMEALRRYHSLLIGERTAEQIKIQIGAAMKDLENPPDDIPVNGRDLVTGIPKQIMVSYQEVAEALDKSIFKIEEAILKALEMTPPELAADIYRRGIYITGGGALLRGLDKRLNQKIKLPVHIADDPLKSVVRGTGIALKNYNRYPFVMRN
- the mreC gene encoding rod shape-determining protein MreC, which translates into the protein MRNLFAFIRRFSVLLFFLLLEIISMVLLFRYNKFHQAAYMDTAGEITGSIEAQYNKVDGYFHLKKENEEMRRKLNEVQNKLAENFSSPDTAQRIITDTVSIDTSGSKRKYLYMDAEVVNNSITQPNNYFTIHRGTKQGIEPGMVVLSPNGVAGVVMDVTENFATVMSMLNKQSRISARLKKTGESGRIEWDGANPRIVLLRDIPKSVKLAKGDSVITSQYSDFPPGVMIGIIEKVFLEQSTNNYLLHVRPSNDFSRLQNVFVVSNLQRKEQLELENKLKKKK